The Candidatus Effluviviaceae Genus V sp. genome includes a window with the following:
- a CDS encoding AAA domain-containing protein: MRTVWILDRSEEHAAPLSGALPSLMYDVTVWTSAANLLSGLRSDGPDLVVVEHGYDEPPAVEVIRTIRSEVPRLPIIVVAERTSEQAAIESMREGAYDYLPRGTLPAGLEDAARRALSADGGIIRTVGSPGPGDVADLGAIIGRTPEMVEIHKLIGQVATTDAAVLIHGEPGTGKELIARAIHYNSERRDGPFVAVNCSALPSDLLEVDLFGRGRRDGHEEIEDGRFEQADGGTIFLDEIDRTDLPSQGRILSVLENGWFERPGTRKRIPVDVRVIASTGRSLVSEMKEERFRVDLFYRLKVVSLYIPPLRERRDDIPYLAEYFLERAKVKMQKDVDGMSEEVVELLQSYPWPGNVRELEQAIHRAIALSRKGVLVPDDFEVLETGLEDIPVPDSVLSGRLADSVRREFSRLRSASEGEIDGIVVGEVERALAEAALEVTDGNQVRAAKLLGISRNTLRKRVKGDS; this comes from the coding sequence ATGCGAACCGTATGGATCCTCGACAGGAGTGAGGAGCACGCGGCGCCGCTCAGTGGCGCCCTTCCGTCGCTGATGTACGACGTCACCGTCTGGACCAGCGCCGCAAACCTCCTCTCCGGCCTGCGTTCGGACGGCCCCGATCTGGTCGTCGTGGAGCACGGCTACGACGAGCCGCCGGCCGTCGAGGTCATCAGAACGATCAGATCCGAGGTGCCCAGGCTTCCGATCATCGTCGTCGCGGAACGGACGTCGGAGCAGGCCGCGATCGAGTCGATGCGTGAGGGCGCGTACGACTATTTGCCCAGGGGTACGCTTCCCGCGGGTCTCGAGGACGCCGCGAGGCGTGCTCTGTCGGCCGACGGCGGCATCATCCGGACAGTCGGCTCGCCCGGCCCCGGAGACGTCGCCGATCTCGGCGCGATCATCGGCAGGACGCCCGAGATGGTCGAGATCCACAAGCTCATCGGACAGGTCGCCACGACCGACGCCGCCGTGCTGATCCACGGTGAGCCGGGCACGGGCAAGGAGCTCATCGCGCGTGCCATCCACTACAACAGCGAGCGACGCGACGGACCGTTCGTCGCGGTCAACTGCTCGGCGCTGCCGTCCGACCTTCTGGAGGTCGACCTCTTCGGACGGGGACGGCGCGACGGGCACGAGGAGATCGAGGACGGCCGCTTCGAACAGGCAGACGGCGGCACGATCTTCCTCGACGAGATCGACCGCACCGACCTGCCCTCGCAGGGCCGGATCCTCAGCGTGCTCGAGAACGGGTGGTTCGAACGGCCGGGCACGAGGAAGAGGATCCCGGTCGACGTGCGCGTCATCGCATCGACGGGGCGTAGCCTCGTCTCCGAGATGAAGGAAGAGCGTTTCCGCGTCGACCTGTTCTACAGGCTGAAGGTCGTCTCGCTGTACATACCGCCGCTTCGCGAGCGCCGGGACGACATCCCGTATCTGGCCGAGTACTTCCTTGAACGCGCAAAGGTCAAGATGCAGAAGGACGTCGACGGCATGTCCGAGGAGGTCGTCGAACTCCTCCAGTCCTATCCGTGGCCGGGGAACGTCCGCGAGCTGGAGCAGGCCATTCACCGGGCGATAGCGCTCAGCAGGAAGGGCGTGCTGGTGCCGGACGACTTCGAGGTCCTCGAGACGGGACTCGAGGACATCCCCGTCCCAGACAGCGTCCTGTCAGGGAGGCTCGCCGACAGCGTCCGCAGGGAGTTCTCGAGACTCCGCTCCGCCTCCGAGGGTGAGATCGACGGCATCGTCGTCGGCGAGGTCGAGAGGGCTCTCGCCGAGGCAGCGCTCGAGGTGACCGACGGAAACCAGGTGCGGGCGGCGAAGCTCCTCGGGATCAGCCGCAACACACTTCGCAAACGTGTCAAGGGGGATTCGTGA
- a CDS encoding endonuclease III, which yields MEPSGHVARRRVRRIVERLEGAFGEPRARDGGDLVGNLVRTILSQNTSDVNSDRAYASLRERFADWGAVERAPVSTIESAIRSGGLAKTKAARIRRILRSIRETTGSIDLGFLKDMETPEVLEYLGSFDGVGPKTAACVALFGLGREVVPVDTHVHRVVGRTGVVGTPTSPERTFDALEGLAPDGKAFSLHVNLIRLGRRVCRPRVPDCGGCPIRSLCDVGSGRRSLS from the coding sequence GTGGAGCCGTCGGGACACGTCGCGCGGCGGCGCGTCCGCCGGATCGTGGAACGGCTCGAAGGAGCTTTCGGCGAACCCCGTGCGCGGGACGGGGGCGACTTGGTCGGGAACCTCGTTCGGACGATCCTCTCCCAGAACACGAGCGACGTGAACTCCGACCGGGCCTACGCCTCGCTCAGGGAACGCTTCGCTGACTGGGGGGCCGTCGAGCGCGCTCCGGTCTCGACGATCGAGTCGGCGATCCGCTCGGGCGGCCTTGCGAAGACGAAGGCGGCGCGGATCCGTCGGATCCTCAGATCGATCCGGGAGACCACGGGCTCGATCGACCTCGGTTTCCTGAAGGACATGGAGACGCCGGAGGTCCTGGAGTATCTTGGGTCGTTCGACGGCGTCGGTCCGAAGACGGCGGCCTGCGTTGCGCTCTTCGGACTCGGTCGTGAGGTCGTCCCGGTCGACACGCACGTGCACCGCGTCGTCGGGCGCACCGGCGTCGTCGGGACACCGACGAGCCCGGAGCGGACGTTCGACGCGCTCGAGGGACTTGCTCCCGACGGGAAGGCGTTCTCACTCCATGTGAACCTGATCCGCCTCGGCCGTCGGGTCTGCAGGCCGAGGGTTCCCGACTGCGGCGGCTGTCCGATCCGCAGCTTGTGCGATGTCGGGTCTGGACGGCGTTCGTTGAGCTAG
- the holA gene encoding DNA polymerase III subunit delta, with translation MTFAEFQRAVRDDALPGVMLFHGEESFLARVGVRLLRKALVAPGSEAFDLSTFSGREATAEAVISHASTAPMLSARRLVVVYEVDRMSPSERTKLARSLDAVPEGVCLALVSYGRLSGRAAWERRLLDGAAVVDCGRPSREVLAGLVARMAEDRGRAIDEPAASLLIDWTESDLSRISNELDKLAAYAEPDRPITQQDIESVVGERASDFRDLAEAVGRRDLGRSLGLAGELVRGGMAPAQLVSQLYAFWISLWETRAGGGGRSRAGVRNMRALAAERTSRDYARGVRSFLEADVGIRKGLEGEALLDVLVYELVKGPKAGVGSTS, from the coding sequence ATGACGTTCGCCGAGTTCCAGAGAGCCGTGCGTGACGACGCCCTGCCGGGCGTGATGCTCTTCCACGGCGAGGAGTCCTTTCTCGCCCGCGTCGGCGTCAGGCTGCTCCGGAAGGCGCTGGTCGCTCCGGGCAGCGAGGCGTTCGACCTCTCCACCTTCTCGGGGCGCGAGGCGACGGCGGAGGCCGTGATATCGCACGCGTCAACGGCTCCGATGCTGTCGGCCAGGAGACTCGTCGTCGTCTACGAGGTCGACAGAATGAGCCCCTCGGAGCGGACGAAGCTGGCCCGATCGCTCGATGCGGTCCCGGAAGGCGTGTGCCTTGCCCTCGTGTCCTACGGAAGGCTCAGTGGGCGCGCGGCCTGGGAGCGCCGGCTTCTGGACGGCGCGGCGGTCGTCGACTGCGGCCGGCCGTCCCGCGAGGTGCTCGCCGGACTGGTGGCGCGCATGGCCGAGGACCGGGGCAGGGCGATCGACGAACCGGCCGCCTCCCTGCTGATCGATTGGACCGAGAGCGATCTCTCCCGCATCTCGAACGAGCTCGACAAGCTGGCGGCGTACGCCGAGCCGGATCGTCCCATCACGCAGCAGGACATCGAGTCGGTGGTGGGGGAGAGGGCGTCCGACTTCCGCGACCTTGCCGAGGCCGTCGGGAGGCGAGACCTCGGACGGTCGCTCGGGCTGGCCGGGGAGCTGGTGCGGGGCGGTATGGCTCCGGCGCAGCTTGTGTCGCAGCTCTATGCGTTCTGGATCTCGCTCTGGGAGACGCGGGCGGGCGGCGGCGGCCGCTCACGCGCCGGCGTGCGTAACATGAGAGCGCTCGCCGCCGAACGAACGTCGAGGGACTACGCCAGGGGCGTCAGGTCCTTCCTCGAGGCGGATGTCGGGATCCGGAAGGGCCTCGAGGGCGAGGCGCTGCTCGATGTTCTCGTCTACGAACTGGTGAAGGGACCGAAGGCCGGTGTCGGGTCGACGTCGTAG
- a CDS encoding NAD-dependent epimerase/dehydratase family protein, which produces MSTMLVTGGAGFIGSHIVERLLDLGHSVRVLDDFSTGRRENIAAFESDVDLHVGDVRDLEAVRRAVDGVDVVFHEAALASVPRSVDDPVTSNEVNVGGTLNVLVAARDAGVGRLVYASSSSIYGDSPELPKREDMAPSPESPYAVGKLAGEHYCKVFSSLYGLECVALRYFNVFGPRQDPGSQYAAVVPIFTTALLSGRQCLIHGDGEQSRDFTYVANVVEANLLASGVDGVAGSVMNIACGDTITVNSLHDRLRTLTESDLEPEHGPERAGDVKHSYADVTRARELLGFSPKVPFDEGLESTVAWFRESVS; this is translated from the coding sequence ATGTCGACAATGCTCGTGACAGGCGGAGCCGGGTTCATCGGATCGCACATCGTCGAGCGGCTGCTCGATCTGGGTCACTCGGTCCGCGTCCTCGATGACTTCTCCACCGGACGCCGTGAGAACATCGCCGCGTTCGAGAGCGATGTCGACCTTCACGTCGGAGACGTCCGCGATCTCGAGGCGGTGCGACGCGCCGTGGACGGTGTGGATGTCGTCTTCCACGAGGCCGCGCTCGCGTCGGTGCCGAGATCGGTCGACGATCCGGTTACGAGCAACGAGGTCAATGTCGGCGGAACTCTGAACGTGCTGGTCGCCGCCAGGGACGCGGGGGTCGGGCGGCTGGTCTACGCGAGCTCGTCGTCGATCTACGGAGACTCGCCGGAGCTCCCGAAGCGGGAGGATATGGCTCCTTCGCCCGAGTCCCCCTACGCGGTGGGGAAACTCGCAGGCGAGCACTACTGCAAGGTCTTCTCGTCGCTGTACGGTCTGGAGTGCGTCGCACTCCGGTACTTCAACGTCTTCGGGCCGAGACAGGACCCGGGATCGCAGTACGCGGCCGTCGTCCCGATCTTCACGACCGCGCTTCTGTCAGGCCGGCAGTGCCTGATCCACGGTGACGGCGAGCAGTCGAGGGACTTCACATACGTCGCCAACGTCGTCGAGGCGAACCTCCTCGCCTCCGGCGTCGACGGTGTCGCCGGGAGCGTGATGAACATCGCCTGCGGGGACACGATCACAGTCAACAGCCTGCACGACCGGCTTCGCACACTCACGGAGTCGGATCTCGAGCCGGAGCACGGACCGGAGCGCGCCGGCGACGTCAAACACTCGTACGCCGACGTGACGCGCGCCCGGGAGCTTCTGGGGTTCTCTCCGAAGGTCCCCTTCGATGAGGGCCTCGAGAGCACCGTTGCGTGGTTTCGCGAGAGCGTGAGCTGA